In Providencia rettgeri, the following proteins share a genomic window:
- a CDS encoding HlyD family secretion protein, with protein sequence MKKRTIALILLMLILIAAAALFHSHNQYLLLQGEVDAPEVIVTSKAKGRVVERHIERGDDVKQGQLLLTLESPELQAQYEASKAARDQTKAQLELSINGTREETIRDLKATLAQSNSQYQNASREYARLSNLKNKGYVSANELDNARKAKEVAFSQVQGAKARLEEGQNGDRIELRHQYEAALNQAEQKLAELQVQVDDLQVKAPVDGEVGPIPAEIGELFNAGSPLVSLIRLPQAYFVYNLREDILVDVKKGDKVQLDVPALGNKLIEAEVRYIAPKGDYATKRATRATGDFDLKTFEIRLYPVEPIEGLRPGMSVLWHWDK encoded by the coding sequence ATGAAAAAAAGAACAATAGCACTGATTTTGCTGATGCTTATCTTAATAGCAGCAGCGGCACTTTTTCATTCTCACAACCAATATTTATTGTTACAGGGGGAGGTAGATGCACCCGAAGTGATCGTCACGTCGAAAGCAAAAGGGCGGGTGGTTGAACGTCATATTGAGCGTGGTGATGATGTAAAACAAGGGCAACTCTTATTAACATTAGAAAGTCCTGAGCTGCAAGCACAATATGAAGCGTCGAAAGCGGCAAGAGACCAAACAAAAGCACAGTTAGAACTCTCTATTAATGGTACTCGCGAAGAAACTATCCGTGATCTTAAGGCTACTTTAGCGCAATCTAACTCCCAATATCAAAATGCATCTCGTGAATATGCACGTTTGAGTAATTTAAAAAATAAAGGGTATGTTTCGGCGAATGAGCTAGATAATGCACGTAAGGCCAAAGAAGTGGCATTTTCGCAAGTGCAAGGGGCAAAAGCACGATTAGAAGAAGGCCAGAATGGTGACCGTATTGAATTACGCCATCAATATGAAGCTGCACTTAATCAGGCAGAACAAAAACTGGCTGAATTGCAAGTACAAGTTGATGATTTGCAAGTTAAAGCTCCTGTTGATGGTGAGGTAGGACCTATCCCCGCGGAAATTGGCGAGTTATTTAATGCAGGAAGCCCACTCGTTTCATTAATCCGGCTACCGCAAGCTTATTTTGTCTATAACTTACGTGAAGATATTTTAGTTGATGTGAAAAAAGGCGACAAAGTACAGCTGGATGTACCTGCTTTGGGGAACAAGTTGATTGAAGCTGAGGTTCGCTATATTGCACCGAAAGGTGACTATGCGACAAAACGAGCAACACGTGCAACGGGTGACTTCGATTTAAAAACATTTGAAATTCGCTTATATCCTGTAGAGCCGATTGAAGGACTAAGGCCTGGCATGAGTGTGTTATGGCACTGGGATAAGTAA
- a CDS encoding sensor histidine kinase yields the protein MYEFDLILLLLQQMCVYLVIAWVLSRTPLVIPLLKVTIRLPHKVMCYLIFSVFCIIGTYFGLHINDSIANTRAIGAVLGGLLGGPAVGFAVGFTGGLHRYSLGGMSAFACMVSTIVEGLIGGLVHRHFMKRGEINKIFNPVIASCVTFIAEIIQMLIILLLAKPFDEALELVKNIAAPMVIANTIGAAMFIRILLDRRAIVEKYTTAFSAQALKIALTTEGILRKGFNADNSMKVAKIIYQELEIGAVAITDREKILAFIGIGADHHRPGTPISSIQSRQAIENNEVVYADGNETPYKCSLSPTCKLGSALVIPLRGENEKVIGTIKLYEAKNSLFSSINRTLGEGIASLFSAQILAGQYERNKQSLLQSEVKLLHAQVNPHFLFNVLNTLQAVIRKDSQQAGQLVQYISTFFRNNLKRPEQNATLGEEIEHINAYLQIEKARFQESLQIHIEIPDEVKQVELPAFTLQPLVENAIKHGTSQLLETGYITIRSYIGSEHVYIEIEDNAGLYKPTKKSDGLGMGLVDKRLRLKYGEQYGISVEHEPEKFTRMKIRLPYLATT from the coding sequence ATGTACGAATTTGACTTAATATTACTCCTCCTCCAGCAAATGTGCGTCTACTTAGTGATCGCATGGGTCCTCAGTCGCACCCCGCTGGTTATCCCCTTACTTAAAGTTACTATCCGATTACCTCATAAGGTAATGTGCTACCTGATTTTCTCCGTATTTTGTATTATCGGGACTTATTTTGGTTTACATATAAATGATTCTATTGCAAATACTCGCGCTATTGGTGCCGTACTTGGCGGATTATTAGGCGGCCCTGCGGTAGGCTTTGCCGTCGGTTTTACTGGCGGATTACATCGTTACTCATTGGGTGGCATGAGCGCCTTTGCCTGTATGGTCTCAACGATTGTTGAAGGGTTAATTGGTGGATTAGTTCATCGTCACTTTATGAAACGTGGCGAAATTAATAAAATTTTTAACCCTGTGATCGCCAGCTGTGTCACTTTTATTGCTGAAATCATACAGATGCTAATTATTTTGTTGTTAGCAAAACCTTTCGATGAAGCCCTCGAACTCGTTAAAAATATCGCGGCACCAATGGTCATCGCGAATACGATTGGCGCAGCCATGTTTATTCGTATTTTACTCGACCGCCGTGCTATCGTTGAAAAATATACGACTGCATTCTCTGCTCAGGCACTAAAAATCGCCTTAACGACTGAAGGTATTCTGCGTAAAGGCTTCAATGCTGACAACAGTATGAAAGTCGCTAAGATTATTTATCAAGAGTTAGAAATTGGCGCCGTTGCCATTACTGATCGTGAAAAAATCCTCGCGTTTATTGGTATTGGTGCTGATCACCACCGACCCGGAACACCGATCTCATCCATTCAATCAAGACAAGCCATTGAAAACAATGAAGTTGTATATGCTGACGGCAATGAAACTCCATATAAATGTTCATTAAGCCCAACCTGCAAACTCGGCTCTGCATTAGTGATCCCATTACGTGGGGAAAATGAAAAAGTCATTGGTACAATAAAACTGTATGAAGCGAAAAATAGCTTGTTTAGTTCCATAAACCGGACCCTAGGTGAAGGGATCGCTAGCTTATTTTCCGCACAAATTTTAGCGGGCCAATATGAACGTAATAAACAATCATTATTGCAATCTGAAGTTAAGCTACTTCACGCCCAAGTCAATCCTCATTTTTTGTTCAATGTGCTCAACACGCTACAAGCAGTGATCCGCAAAGATAGCCAGCAAGCCGGCCAGCTTGTGCAGTATATCTCGACTTTTTTCCGTAATAACCTAAAAAGACCAGAACAAAATGCCACGCTCGGTGAAGAAATTGAACATATCAACGCCTATTTGCAGATAGAAAAAGCCCGTTTTCAAGAAAGCTTACAAATTCATATTGAGATCCCTGATGAAGTCAAACAGGTTGAACTTCCAGCATTTACTCTGCAGCCCCTTGTTGAAAATGCAATTAAACACGGCACCTCACAGTTATTAGAAACAGGATATATTACAATACGTAGTTATATCGGCAGTGAACATGTCTACATCGAAATAGAAGATAACGCGGGGCTATACAAGCCCACTAAAAAATCCGATGGCTTAGGAATGGGACTAGTCGATAAACGCTTACGTTTAAAATATGGTGAGCAATATGGTATCAGCGTAGAACATGAGCCAGAAAAATTCACTCGAATGAAAATTCGCCTGCCTTATTTGGCGACAACATAA
- the btsR gene encoding two-component system response regulator BtsR: MNVLIVDDEPLARENVRCLLEEHDDIEIIGECANAIEAIGVIHKKKPDVVFLDIQMPRLTGLEMVRMLDPEDRPYIVFLTAFNEFAIQAFEEHAFDYLLKPLETERLEKTLNRLRQGKQKQNLELLVNNEPLKFIPCTGHSRIYLMKLDEVLYATSRMSGVYVMSTQGQEGFTELTLRTLEMRTPLVRCHRQYLVNMTQLNEILFGDGGQAELVLSSGEHIPVSRRYLKPLKEALGLV; this comes from the coding sequence ATGAATGTATTGATTGTTGATGATGAACCTCTGGCACGTGAAAACGTGCGTTGCCTACTAGAAGAACACGATGATATTGAAATTATCGGTGAATGCGCCAATGCAATTGAAGCGATTGGGGTCATTCACAAAAAAAAGCCTGATGTGGTTTTTCTGGATATTCAAATGCCACGCTTAACAGGCCTTGAAATGGTGCGCATGTTAGATCCAGAAGACCGTCCCTATATTGTCTTTCTTACCGCTTTTAATGAATTTGCCATTCAGGCTTTTGAAGAGCATGCATTTGATTACTTATTGAAGCCTCTTGAAACAGAACGATTGGAAAAAACCTTGAACCGCCTACGTCAAGGTAAGCAAAAACAGAACCTTGAACTTCTAGTCAATAACGAACCACTAAAATTTATTCCATGCACGGGACATAGCCGAATTTACTTGATGAAGCTTGATGAAGTGCTATATGCCACTTCGCGGATGAGCGGTGTGTATGTAATGAGCACACAAGGGCAAGAAGGCTTTACTGAGCTCACCTTGCGCACATTAGAAATGCGCACACCATTAGTGCGCTGCCATCGCCAATATTTGGTCAATATGACTCAGTTAAATGAAATTCTGTTTGGCGACGGTGGACAAGCCGAGTTGGTACTCAGTTCCGGTGAACATATACCTGTCAGCCGCCGTTACCTCAAGCCACTAAAAGAGGCATTGGGTTTAGTTTGA
- a CDS encoding helix-turn-helix domain-containing protein, translated as MSNKLENMLELAKELHQVDAAPKSLVTDLEQKVGNRKINNKIKVVPMMSGAQIKQLRAQYGMSQAMLALALGMSKESVSKWEREEKKPSGPALRMLHLIEQRGPEILII; from the coding sequence ATGAGCAATAAACTAGAAAACATGCTTGAGCTAGCGAAAGAGTTACATCAGGTTGATGCTGCACCAAAAAGTTTAGTTACTGATTTAGAACAGAAGGTTGGAAATCGTAAAATAAATAATAAAATCAAGGTAGTACCTATGATGAGCGGTGCGCAAATCAAACAACTCCGTGCTCAATATGGAATGTCACAAGCCATGTTAGCTTTAGCGCTGGGCATGTCTAAGGAAAGCGTATCTAAGTGGGAAAGAGAAGAAAAAAAACCCAGTGGCCCAGCTCTAAGAATGCTACATCTTATAGAGCAGCGAGGGCCAGAGATTTTAATTATTTAA
- a CDS encoding type II toxin-antitoxin system RelE/ParE family toxin, translating to MALATIVIGTTWRVVVAFYKISSFKRSTKKIKIMDKHLLKAANEVLAGVYEADLGSGVIKKRIAINGKGKSGGVRVIIFFKVSHHLFFADGWEKCNIAAKGVKEIEDDELDAYKNLSRLFLNYTDDKIADLVLHNILEELTDEQ from the coding sequence ATGGCACTTGCTACTATAGTAATAGGTACTACATGGAGAGTAGTTGTGGCGTTCTATAAAATTTCCTCATTTAAGCGAAGCACCAAAAAAATTAAGATAATGGATAAACACTTGCTTAAGGCTGCAAATGAAGTCTTAGCGGGGGTTTATGAAGCAGACTTAGGAAGTGGTGTAATTAAAAAAAGGATTGCCATTAATGGAAAAGGGAAAAGTGGTGGGGTCAGGGTTATTATATTCTTCAAAGTTAGCCATCATCTCTTTTTTGCCGATGGTTGGGAGAAATGCAATATAGCTGCTAAAGGAGTAAAAGAAATTGAAGATGATGAACTAGATGCGTATAAGAATTTATCTCGACTTTTTCTTAATTATACGGATGATAAAATTGCTGATTTAGTTTTACATAATATTTTGGAGGAGCTTACTGATGAGCAATAA
- a CDS encoding DEAD/DEAH family ATP-dependent RNA helicase yields the protein MTTETDISFAELGLSASILTALNDLGYEKPSPIQQQCIPLLMDGNDVLGMAQTGSGKTAAFSLPLLHNIDPDLKAPQILVLAPTRELAVQVAEAMSDFSKHMNRVNVVALYGGQRYDVQLRALRQGPQIVVGTPGRLLDHLKRGTLDLSKLKGLVLDEADEMLRMGFIEDVENIMSQIPAEHQTALFSATMPEPIRRITRRFMKDPKEIRIQASITTRPDIAQSYWTVYGMRKNEALVRFLEAEDFDAAIIFVRTKNATLEVAETLERNGYNSAALNGDMNQALREQTLERLKDGRLDILIATDVAARGLDVERISLVVNYDIPMDAESYVHRIGRTGRAGRAGRALLFVENRERRLLRNVERTMKLTIPEVELPDADLLSQRRQAKFAEKIQQQLESSDLDQYRSLLAKMSPSEDVDMETLAAALLKMAQGERALILPPDAPRRPRREFNDRDDRRGDRRNSNGNGFDRAERGERGGRRERRDVGDMEMYRIEVGRDDGVEVRHIVGAIANEADISSRYIGNIKLYGTHSTIELPKGMPTDVLTHLSRARILNKPTQMQLIGDAQPFERRGGGERRGGGRRGGGERRGGGNRDRGNSAPRQDGTNAAPRRRSSSHNA from the coding sequence ATGACTACTGAGACCGATATTTCTTTTGCTGAGTTAGGTTTATCAGCATCTATTTTGACAGCACTAAATGACCTGGGATACGAAAAACCATCTCCAATCCAGCAACAATGTATTCCATTGTTAATGGATGGCAATGATGTTTTAGGTATGGCACAAACGGGTAGCGGTAAAACGGCTGCATTCAGTTTGCCATTGCTGCATAACATCGACCCAGATTTAAAAGCTCCGCAAATTTTAGTACTGGCACCAACTCGTGAGTTGGCTGTTCAGGTAGCGGAAGCAATGAGCGATTTCTCTAAACATATGAACCGCGTTAACGTTGTTGCCCTGTATGGTGGTCAACGTTATGACGTACAATTACGTGCACTGCGCCAAGGGCCACAAATTGTTGTGGGTACACCGGGTCGCCTCCTTGATCACTTAAAACGTGGCACGTTAGATCTTTCTAAATTAAAAGGCTTAGTTTTAGACGAAGCTGATGAAATGCTGCGTATGGGCTTCATTGAAGATGTTGAAAACATCATGAGCCAAATTCCAGCTGAGCACCAAACTGCGCTGTTCTCTGCAACAATGCCTGAGCCAATTCGTCGTATTACACGTCGTTTTATGAAAGACCCGAAAGAAATTCGTATTCAGGCTAGCATTACCACTCGTCCAGACATTGCTCAGAGCTATTGGACAGTGTATGGCATGCGCAAAAACGAAGCATTAGTGCGTTTCTTAGAAGCTGAAGACTTCGATGCCGCGATTATTTTCGTACGTACCAAAAATGCAACATTAGAAGTGGCTGAAACGTTAGAACGCAATGGCTACAACAGTGCGGCACTGAATGGTGACATGAACCAAGCACTGCGTGAGCAAACTTTAGAGCGCTTAAAAGATGGTCGTTTAGATATTTTGATCGCAACTGACGTTGCAGCGCGTGGCCTGGACGTTGAGCGTATTAGTCTAGTTGTTAACTATGACATCCCAATGGATGCTGAGTCTTACGTTCACCGTATTGGGCGTACAGGCCGCGCAGGCCGTGCAGGTCGTGCGTTACTGTTCGTTGAGAACCGTGAACGTCGTCTGCTGCGTAACGTTGAACGCACGATGAAACTGACTATCCCTGAAGTTGAATTGCCAGATGCAGATCTGCTGAGCCAACGTCGTCAGGCGAAATTCGCTGAGAAAATTCAGCAGCAGTTAGAAAGCAGCGATTTAGACCAATATCGTTCACTGTTAGCGAAAATGTCTCCATCAGAAGATGTGGATATGGAGACTTTAGCCGCAGCATTACTGAAAATGGCACAAGGTGAACGTGCTCTGATCCTGCCACCAGATGCGCCACGTCGTCCACGTCGTGAATTTAATGATCGCGATGATCGCCGTGGTGATCGCCGCAACAGCAACGGCAATGGTTTTGACCGTGCAGAACGTGGTGAGCGTGGCGGACGTCGTGAGCGTCGTGATGTGGGTGATATGGAAATGTACCGTATTGAAGTTGGCCGTGATGATGGTGTGGAAGTTCGTCACATTGTTGGTGCGATTGCTAATGAAGCGGATATCAGTAGCCGTTATATCGGTAATATCAAATTGTACGGAACACATTCGACAATTGAATTACCAAAAGGCATGCCAACTGACGTGTTAACGCATTTAAGTCGCGCACGCATTTTGAATAAACCAACTCAAATGCAGCTGATCGGTGATGCACAACCGTTCGAACGTCGCGGCGGGGGTGAGCGTCGTGGTGGTGGTCGTCGTGGCGGCGGTGAACGTCGTGGCGGTGGTAACCGTGACCGTGGTAACTCTGCACCACGCCAAGATGGCACTAATGCAGCACCTCGTCGTCGTAGCAGCAGCCATAACGCGTAA
- the nlpI gene encoding lipoprotein NlpI → MLLALIFFVIIGCSSKDWRKNEVFAVPLQPSLQQEVILARMEQILASRSLTDDEYAQLLYERGVLYDSLGLRALARNDFSTALAIRPDIPEVFNFLGIYFTQAGNYDAAYEAFDSVLELDPTYNFARMNRGIALYYGERYKLAQDDLLAYYQIDPNDPFRTLWLYLVEKDIDPRMAQDNLAARYNQAEKGQWGWNIVEFYLGNISETTLMERLKETSTDNTSLAEHLSETNFYLGKHYLSLGDKNSAAALFKLTVANNAHSFVEHRYALLELALLGQEQDDLLESGQQ, encoded by the coding sequence GTGCTCTTGGCGCTTATCTTTTTTGTTATTATTGGATGTAGTAGCAAAGATTGGCGAAAGAACGAGGTATTTGCCGTTCCACTTCAACCTTCATTGCAACAAGAAGTGATACTGGCTCGTATGGAACAAATCCTTGCGAGCCGGTCTTTAACCGATGATGAATACGCACAGCTTTTATATGAGCGCGGTGTGTTGTATGATAGTCTAGGTTTAAGGGCACTGGCGCGTAATGATTTTTCAACTGCGTTAGCCATTCGTCCTGATATTCCTGAAGTTTTTAATTTTTTAGGAATATATTTTACGCAGGCAGGGAATTATGATGCTGCCTATGAAGCGTTTGATTCTGTTTTAGAGCTTGATCCAACTTACAATTTCGCGCGAATGAACCGTGGCATCGCATTATATTACGGTGAACGGTACAAACTAGCGCAGGATGATCTGCTGGCGTATTATCAGATAGATCCAAATGATCCTTTTCGTACTCTGTGGCTTTATCTCGTAGAGAAAGACATAGACCCGCGTATGGCGCAAGATAATCTTGCCGCCCGCTACAACCAAGCGGAGAAAGGGCAATGGGGCTGGAATATCGTAGAATTCTATCTTGGCAATATCAGTGAAACGACATTGATGGAGCGTTTGAAAGAAACATCTACGGATAACACTTCGCTCGCTGAGCATCTCAGTGAAACTAACTTCTATTTAGGTAAGCATTACCTAAGTCTGGGGGATAAGAATAGCGCAGCTGCGTTATTCAAACTGACGGTGGCTAACAACGCTCACAGCTTTGTTGAACACCGCTATGCATTGTTGGAATTGGCGCTGTTAGGCCAAGAACAAGACGACCTTTTAGAATCGGGCCAGCAATAG
- the pnp gene encoding polyribonucleotide nucleotidyltransferase has translation MLNPIVRKFQYGQHTVSIETGMIARQASAAVMVNMDDTAVFVTAVAQKKVKEGQDFFPLTVNYQERTYAAGRIPGSFFRREGRPGEGETLIARLIDRPLRPLFPEGFYNEIQIIATVVSVNPQVNPDIVAMIGASAVLALSGVPFNGPIGAARVGFINDQYVLNPTADELKNSRLDLVVAGTDNAVLMVESEADLLSEEQMLGAVVFGHDQQQIVIQNINELVKEAGKEKWDWQPEPVNQALNDRVAALAESRMGDAYRITEKQERYAQVDLIKEEVTAVLVAEDENVDVSEVADILANLEKQVVRSRVIRGEPRIDGREKDMVRALDVRTGVLPRTHGSALFTRGETQALVTATLGTERDAQVIDQLMGEYTDRFLFHYNFPPYSVGETGMVGSPKRREIGHGRLAKRGVLAVMPDHADFPYTVRVVSEITESNGSSSMASVCGASLALMDAGVPIKAAVAGIAMGLVKEGNDFVVLSDILGDEDHLGDMDFKVAGSREGISALQMDIKIEGITSEIMQVALNQAKGARLHILGTMEQAINGPREEISEFAPRIYTIRINPDKIKDVIGKGGSVIRALTEETGTTIEIEDDGTVKIAATDGIKAKEAIRRIEDITAEVEVGRIYPGKVTRIVDFGAFVAIGGGKEGLVHISQIADKRVEKVTDYLQMGQEVPVKVLEIDRQGRIRLSMKEAVATEEPAAQPQDSAE, from the coding sequence GTGTTAAATCCTATTGTTCGTAAATTCCAATATGGTCAACATACTGTTTCGATTGAAACAGGTATGATTGCACGCCAAGCATCTGCAGCTGTTATGGTTAACATGGATGACACTGCAGTATTTGTTACTGCGGTTGCACAGAAAAAAGTGAAAGAAGGCCAAGACTTCTTCCCTTTAACGGTTAACTATCAAGAACGTACATATGCAGCAGGCCGCATCCCAGGCAGTTTCTTCCGTCGTGAAGGTCGTCCTGGTGAAGGCGAAACATTAATCGCACGTTTGATTGACCGTCCTCTACGTCCTCTGTTCCCAGAAGGTTTTTACAACGAAATTCAAATCATTGCTACCGTTGTCTCTGTTAACCCACAAGTTAACCCTGATATCGTTGCGATGATCGGCGCATCTGCGGTATTAGCGCTGTCTGGTGTTCCATTCAATGGCCCAATTGGGGCAGCTCGTGTTGGTTTTATCAATGACCAATATGTTCTGAACCCAACAGCAGACGAACTGAAAAACAGCCGTTTAGATTTAGTGGTTGCAGGTACTGATAACGCAGTATTAATGGTTGAATCTGAAGCTGATTTGTTAAGTGAAGAACAAATGTTAGGTGCGGTGGTATTTGGCCACGATCAACAGCAAATTGTTATTCAGAATATCAATGAGTTAGTGAAAGAAGCCGGTAAAGAGAAATGGGATTGGCAGCCAGAGCCAGTTAATCAAGCTCTGAATGACCGTGTCGCGGCATTAGCTGAAAGCCGTATGGGTGATGCCTACCGCATTACTGAGAAACAAGAACGTTACGCACAAGTTGACTTAATCAAAGAAGAAGTCACTGCGGTATTAGTTGCTGAAGATGAAAACGTTGATGTTTCTGAAGTGGCTGATATTTTAGCTAACTTAGAAAAACAAGTGGTTCGTAGCCGTGTTATTCGTGGTGAGCCACGTATTGATGGCCGCGAAAAAGATATGGTCCGTGCACTGGATGTACGTACTGGTGTTCTGCCTCGTACTCACGGTTCTGCGTTGTTCACTCGTGGTGAAACTCAGGCGTTAGTGACCGCAACATTAGGTACAGAGCGTGATGCACAGGTTATCGACCAATTAATGGGCGAGTACACTGACCGTTTCTTGTTCCACTATAACTTCCCTCCATACTCTGTCGGTGAAACTGGCATGGTTGGCTCACCAAAACGTCGTGAAATCGGCCATGGCCGTTTAGCGAAACGCGGTGTGTTAGCGGTTATGCCTGACCACGCAGATTTCCCATACACAGTACGTGTGGTGTCTGAGATTACTGAATCTAACGGTTCATCTTCAATGGCGTCTGTTTGTGGTGCGTCATTAGCACTGATGGATGCAGGTGTACCAATTAAAGCTGCGGTTGCGGGTATCGCAATGGGCTTGGTAAAAGAAGGCAACGACTTCGTTGTTCTGTCCGATATCTTAGGTGATGAAGACCACTTAGGTGATATGGACTTTAAAGTAGCGGGTAGCCGTGAAGGTATCAGCGCACTGCAAATGGATATCAAAATCGAAGGTATCACTAGCGAGATCATGCAAGTTGCATTAAACCAAGCAAAAGGTGCGCGTTTGCACATTCTTGGTACGATGGAACAAGCAATCAATGGTCCACGTGAAGAAATCTCTGAATTTGCTCCACGTATTTACACTATCCGCATCAACCCAGACAAAATCAAAGATGTCATCGGTAAAGGTGGTTCTGTGATCCGTGCGTTAACGGAAGAAACAGGCACAACAATCGAAATCGAAGATGACGGTACTGTGAAGATTGCAGCAACGGATGGCATAAAAGCGAAAGAAGCGATTCGTCGTATTGAAGACATTACTGCAGAAGTTGAAGTAGGCCGCATTTACCCAGGTAAAGTCACTCGTATCGTCGACTTTGGTGCATTTGTTGCTATCGGTGGTGGCAAAGAAGGTCTGGTTCATATTTCTCAAATCGCGGACAAACGTGTTGAGAAAGTGACTGATTACCTGCAAATGGGTCAAGAAGTTCCTGTTAAAGTCTTGGAAATCGACCGTCAAGGCCGTATCCGTCTTAGCATGAAAGAAGCGGTAGCAACTGAAGAGCCAGCAGCGCAACCGCAGGACTCAGCAGAGTAA
- the rpsO gene encoding 30S ribosomal protein S15, giving the protein MSLSNEAKAKIVAEFGRGENDTGSSEVQIALLTAQINHLQSHFAEHKKDHHSRRGLLRMVAQRRRLQAYLKGKDIARYTALIERLGLRR; this is encoded by the coding sequence ATGTCTCTAAGTAATGAAGCGAAAGCTAAAATCGTTGCTGAGTTCGGCCGCGGTGAAAATGACACTGGTTCAAGCGAAGTTCAAATCGCTCTGCTGACTGCACAAATCAACCACCTGCAAAGCCACTTTGCAGAGCACAAAAAAGATCACCACAGCCGTCGTGGTCTGCTGCGTATGGTTGCTCAGCGTCGTCGCTTACAAGCTTACTTGAAAGGTAAAGATATCGCGCGCTACACTGCTCTTATCGAGCGTTTAGGTCTGCGTCGCTAA
- the truB gene encoding tRNA pseudouridine(55) synthase TruB, giving the protein MGRRRSGRNIDGVVLLDKPTDISSNDALQKVRRFFNANKAGHTGALDPLATGMLPVCLGEATKFSQFLLDSDKRYRVIARLGQRTDTSDSHGEIISERNVEFTQQQLDDALEFFRGDTLQVPSMYSALKHQGRPLYEYARKGITVEREARPITVYELQFIRLENNELELEIHCSKGTYIRTIIDDLGEMLGCGAHVIYLRRVQVANYPYERMVTLEQLAALRAKVDEGEGSFESLLDALLLPMDTAVVHFPAVNITEETAAYFKQGQPVRAAVQALEEGCMVRVTCGEAQRFIGIALISEDGRLAPKRLVVENEPSA; this is encoded by the coding sequence ATGGGGCGTCGTCGTAGCGGCCGTAATATTGACGGTGTAGTGCTGCTGGATAAACCCACGGATATTTCTTCAAATGATGCGCTGCAGAAAGTGCGGCGCTTTTTTAATGCCAACAAAGCTGGGCACACAGGGGCACTTGACCCTCTCGCAACCGGTATGTTGCCTGTTTGTCTCGGCGAAGCGACGAAATTTTCCCAGTTTTTACTCGATTCAGATAAACGTTATCGCGTCATTGCTCGTCTTGGGCAGCGTACTGATACGTCAGATTCACATGGCGAAATTATCAGTGAGCGTAACGTAGAGTTTACACAGCAGCAACTGGATGATGCTTTAGAATTTTTCCGTGGTGATACATTACAAGTTCCTTCAATGTATTCAGCGTTGAAACACCAAGGTCGTCCATTGTATGAATATGCGCGTAAAGGTATTACCGTTGAACGTGAAGCTCGTCCAATTACAGTGTATGAATTACAGTTTATTCGTTTAGAAAATAATGAATTAGAACTGGAAATACACTGCTCTAAAGGCACCTATATTCGTACAATTATCGATGATTTAGGTGAGATGTTAGGCTGTGGTGCGCATGTCATTTACCTGCGTCGAGTGCAAGTGGCTAACTATCCTTATGAGCGAATGGTAACATTGGAGCAACTAGCCGCTTTACGGGCAAAAGTCGATGAGGGTGAAGGTTCTTTTGAGTCCTTGCTTGACGCTTTATTATTGCCAATGGATACCGCAGTTGTTCATTTTCCAGCAGTAAATATTACAGAAGAAACAGCGGCTTATTTCAAACAGGGTCAACCTGTGAGAGCCGCAGTCCAAGCCCTTGAAGAGGGTTGTATGGTACGTGTCACCTGCGGTGAAGCGCAACGATTTATCGGTATTGCTCTTATCAGCGAAGATGGCCGACTTGCACCGAAGCGTTTGGTCGTGGAAAATGAACCGTCCGCATAG
- the rbfA gene encoding 30S ribosome-binding factor RbfA: MAKEFSRAQRVAQEMQKEIAIILQREIKDPRIGMATVSGVELSRDLAYGKVFVTFFNIANDKSEEEMVADGIKALNEAAGFIRSLIGKAMRLRIIPELTFEYDNSLVDGMRMSNLVSNVIRHDEERRADTDSKEEK, translated from the coding sequence ATGGCAAAAGAATTCAGCCGAGCTCAGCGCGTTGCGCAAGAGATGCAAAAAGAAATTGCGATCATTTTACAGCGTGAGATTAAAGATCCGCGCATTGGTATGGCGACTGTTTCAGGTGTCGAGTTATCTCGCGATCTTGCATACGGTAAAGTCTTTGTGACTTTCTTTAATATCGCGAACGATAAAAGCGAAGAAGAGATGGTTGCTGATGGTATCAAAGCATTAAATGAAGCAGCGGGTTTCATTCGTTCATTAATTGGTAAAGCGATGCGCTTACGTATCATTCCTGAGTTAACGTTCGAATATGATAACTCATTAGTCGATGGTATGCGTATGTCTAACTTGGTATCGAATGTCATTCGCCATGACGAAGAGCGTCGTGCTGATACAGATAGTAAAGAGGAAAAATAA